In Malassezia japonica chromosome 2, complete sequence, one DNA window encodes the following:
- the FMP32 gene encoding Protein fmp32, mitochondrial (EggNog:ENOG503P09U; TransMembrane:1 (o186-205i); COG:S), whose translation MALPAYAWPAPGLRPSNMRSIAKPMALQARGVHFDTNAFVQRLENAGIKREQADVLVTALIDVINESIENFARGLVRRDEADRQTYAQKVDFTKLKSEIQLLERSDFVLMKSENERLMADVEKLKQRLREEITRTTAGVRLDLNLEKGRIRDESSVHALKIKEVDTRIESEIAGVRTSIQSAKFNVLQYLVGVATGAGALLLAYLRMFR comes from the exons ATGGCGCTGCCCGCGTACGCGTGGCCTGCGCCCGGACTGCGCCCGAGCAACATGCGTAGCATTGCGAAGCCgatggcgctgcaggcgcgggGCGTGCACTTTGATACCAATGCGTTTgtccagcgcctcgagaacGCGGGCAtcaagcgcgagcaggccgacgtgctcgtcACCGCGCTGATCGATGTTATCAATGAGAGTATCGAGAACTTTGCGCGgggcctcgtgcgccgcgatgAGGCCGACCGCCAGACCTATGCCCAAAAAGTCGACTTTACCAAGCTCAAGTCCGAGATCCAGCTGCTGGAGCGGAGCGACTTTGTGTTGATGAAGTCGGAGAACGAGCGGCTGATGGCCGATGTCGAGAAGCTcaagcagcgcctgcgcgaggagattacgaggacgacggcaggcgtgcgcctcgactTGAACCTCGAAAAGG GCCGCATCCGCGACGAGTCGTCGGTGCACGCGCTCAAGATCAAGGAGGTCGATACACGCATCGAGTCCGAGATCGCGGGGGTGCGTACGAGCATCCAGAGCGCCAAGTTCAATGTGCTTCAG TACCTTGTCGGTGTCGCTACCGGTGCGggtgcgctg
- the GTR1 gene encoding GTP-binding protein gtr1 (BUSCO:EOG09264IV9; EggNog:ENOG503NWKP; COG:T), whose protein sequence is MKRKILLMGKSGSGKTSMRSFIFSSYRPEDTKRLGSTIEVEHSHVRFPGSLVLNLWDCGGQKSYMESYMDTQRTQVFSAVGVLIYVVDLVNTDDEGGDTHEWEADLRYFRDCLSALQSNSPGAEVFCLLHKMDLIEPSRRRDIYRSRVADLRRKTREVLAAHASSPNASDHVRLHCFATSIWDATLYRAWSSIIHTLVPDVERLEAHLALLSHTCSASEVVLFEKATFLVMSYYSQMNAETTTPRSLLASDRVTLDAGQDTDDVLLEGLSTSMLPDTARHTPDALSGDRFERISELVKHFKISCLESHHQIQALELRTPTFAAYLDVLTSSTYILVITTDPAIQISAVKRNVELSRAHFEQLQASHAG, encoded by the exons ATGAAGCGCAAGATCCTGTTGATGGGCAAGTCGGGCTCCGGCAAgacgtcgatgcgctcgttcATCTTCTCGTCGTACCGGCCGGAAGATAcgaagcgcctcggcagcaCAATCGAGGTCGAGCACTCCCATGTGCGTTTTCCCGGCTCCCTCGTCCTGAATCTCTGGGACTGCGGAGGGCAAAAATCGTACATGGAGAGCTACATggacacgcagcgcacgcaggtcTTTAGCGCAGTCGGCGTGCTGATCTACGTCGTGGACCTCGTCAAcacggacgacgagggcggcgaCACCCACGAGTGGGAGGCCGATCTCCGCTACTTCCGCGACTGCTTATCAGCGCTGCAGAGCAactcgccgggcgccgaggTGTTTTGCCTGCTGCACAAGATGGACCTGATTGagccgtcgaggcggcgcgacaTCTACCGGAGCCGGGTGGcggacctgcgccgcaagacACGCGAAGTCCTCGCCGCacacgcctcgtcgccgaaCGCGTCCGACCATGTGCGCCTGCACTGCTTTGCGACGAGCATCTGGGACGCGACACTGTACAGG GCATGGTCAAGCATCATCCATACACTCGTGcccgacgtcgagcgcctcgaagCCCACCTCGCCTTGCTCTCACAcacctgctcggcgtcggaGGTGGTGCTCTTTGAAAAAGCGACGTTCCTCGTGATGTCCTACTACAGCCAGATGAATGCGGAAACAACGACCCCGCGCTCGCTCCTCGCCTCGGACCGcgtgacgctcgacgcaggCCAAGATACCGACGACGTCCTGCTCGAAGGCCTCTCCACCTCGATGCTCCCAGACACCGCGCGCCACACACCAGACGCGCTCTCGGGCGACCGCTTCGAGCGGATCAGCGAGCTGGTGAAGCACTTTAAAATCTCGTGCCTCGAGTCGCACCACCAgatccaggcgctcgagctccggACACCGACGTTTGCAGCCtacctcgacgtgctcacctcgagcacgtACATCCTCGTCATCACGACCGACCCTGCGATCC AAATCAGCGCCGTGAAGCGCAACGTCGAGCTCAGCCGCGCCCACTTTGAGCAGCTCCAGGCGAGCCACGCGGGCTGA